Proteins co-encoded in one Marinobacter qingdaonensis genomic window:
- a CDS encoding S9 family peptidase — MYRTPDCFSVAESSRRLPDTPAATRLSAYEVCAGHAQRTELVASETGLFWLEEAPGEQGKVLKFRTETGEQGSLLEGHTLGSRINGYGGGSLAALDDRVVAVTDEQALVSVALGQAGGRVLVPAAECAWGGLAADHARNRVLAVREADGVQQLVAVGDDGQWVCLHEGEDFYGAPVLSADGWQIAWISWQLPAMPWLSSRLWVGELDRAGRLRNLRCCRPPVEGSVQQPLFRGDALWLLSDHDGWWQPWQIQSQGRELVWHRLPAPDLDHANAPWQLGECHHCALPDGRWARVRYHQGTGELWLIDAAGDERRVASDFSDFRSLCARYGRLCCVARSPDRLDAIIEVEPGTGEVRVLVGGEAPLPGRELALPETFVLPAQDGDDVPVQGFLYAPMEPVFTAPPLILVAHGGPTSAAYPVYNPQVQYWCQRGFAVAEVNYRGSSGFGRRFRLALAGGWGELDVQDMRRAAAYLVAQGRADERRLYIQGRSSGGYTALMTLVDDDCFRGGASIFGVTDPLNLKRMTHRFESGYLDWLLGDSCLHAERWHARTPLHHAGRIRAPVIFFQGGLDRVVVPAQTRAMVASMTAAGHPPELHWFEDEGHGFRRRRNQANMLEWLYSFYRSTGLKANERAENLS; from the coding sequence ATGTACAGAACTCCCGACTGTTTTTCCGTAGCTGAATCTTCCCGCCGGTTGCCGGATACCCCGGCCGCCACCCGGCTCAGCGCCTACGAGGTTTGCGCCGGCCACGCCCAGCGCACCGAACTGGTGGCCTCCGAAACCGGCCTGTTCTGGCTCGAGGAAGCGCCCGGCGAGCAGGGCAAGGTCCTGAAGTTTCGCACCGAGACCGGAGAGCAGGGCAGCCTGCTCGAGGGCCACACCCTGGGGAGCCGGATCAATGGTTACGGCGGTGGCTCCCTGGCGGCCCTGGACGACCGAGTGGTGGCGGTGACCGACGAACAGGCGCTGGTGTCGGTGGCGCTGGGGCAGGCGGGTGGCCGCGTCCTGGTGCCGGCAGCCGAATGCGCCTGGGGCGGGCTGGCGGCGGACCACGCCCGCAACCGGGTGTTGGCGGTGCGTGAGGCGGACGGCGTTCAGCAGCTGGTGGCCGTGGGCGACGATGGCCAGTGGGTCTGCCTGCACGAGGGCGAGGATTTCTACGGCGCGCCGGTGCTGTCAGCCGACGGTTGGCAGATTGCCTGGATCAGCTGGCAACTGCCGGCGATGCCCTGGCTCAGCAGCAGACTCTGGGTCGGGGAGCTGGACCGGGCCGGGCGCCTGCGCAATCTGCGCTGCTGCCGGCCGCCGGTGGAGGGCTCGGTGCAGCAGCCGCTGTTCCGGGGCGACGCCCTGTGGCTGCTGTCCGACCACGACGGCTGGTGGCAGCCCTGGCAGATCCAGAGCCAGGGTCGGGAGTTGGTCTGGCACCGGTTGCCCGCCCCGGACCTGGACCACGCCAATGCCCCCTGGCAACTCGGCGAGTGCCACCATTGTGCGCTGCCGGATGGGCGCTGGGCCCGGGTGCGCTACCACCAGGGCACCGGCGAGTTGTGGCTGATTGACGCCGCCGGCGATGAGAGACGGGTGGCCTCGGACTTCAGCGATTTTCGCTCCCTGTGTGCCCGGTACGGTCGCCTGTGCTGCGTGGCGCGCTCGCCCGATCGGCTGGACGCCATCATCGAGGTGGAACCGGGAACCGGTGAGGTTCGGGTGCTGGTCGGCGGCGAGGCGCCGTTGCCGGGCCGGGAGCTGGCGCTTCCGGAAACCTTTGTGCTGCCAGCACAGGACGGTGACGATGTCCCCGTCCAGGGTTTTCTCTACGCCCCGATGGAACCGGTCTTCACGGCACCGCCGTTGATCCTGGTGGCCCATGGCGGGCCGACGTCGGCGGCCTATCCGGTGTACAACCCGCAGGTGCAGTACTGGTGCCAGCGGGGCTTCGCCGTGGCCGAGGTCAACTACCGCGGCAGCAGTGGGTTCGGTCGCCGGTTCCGGCTGGCCCTGGCCGGTGGCTGGGGCGAGCTCGACGTTCAGGACATGCGCCGTGCCGCCGCCTACCTGGTGGCCCAGGGCCGCGCCGACGAGCGCCGGCTGTACATCCAGGGCCGCAGCTCCGGCGGCTACACCGCGCTCATGACCCTGGTGGACGACGACTGCTTTCGGGGCGGGGCCAGTATTTTCGGGGTCACCGACCCCCTGAACCTGAAACGGATGACGCACCGGTTCGAGTCCGGCTACCTGGACTGGTTGCTGGGGGATTCCTGCCTGCACGCCGAGCGCTGGCACGCCCGCACGCCGCTGCATCACGCCGGTCGCATCCGGGCCCCGGTGATCTTCTTCCAGGGCGGCCTGGACCGGGTGGTGGTGCCGGCCCAGACCCGTGCCATGGTGGCCTCCATGACCGCCGCCGGGCACCCGCCGGAACTGCACTGGTTCGAAGACGAGGGCCACGGATTTCGCCGGCGCCGCAACCAGGCCAACATGCTGGAATGGCTGTACAGTTTTTACCGGAGCACTGGCCTAAAGGCCAATGAACGGGCCGAAAACTTGAGTTAG
- the ercA gene encoding alcohol dehydrogenase-like regulatory protein ErcA, producing MSHDITALRKFVSPEIVFGAGSRRSVANFASNFGARHVLLVSDPGVTAAGWVNEVQTLLTEAGIRVTVFTGVSPNPKVDEVMTGAELYKSSECDVIVAIGGGSPMDCAKGIGIVATHGRSILEFEGVDTITNPPPPLILIPTTAGTSADVSQFAIISDPIRRFKFSIISKAVVPDVSLIDPEVTETMDAYLTACTGVDALVHAIEAFVSTGAGPLTDTHALEAIRLINRNLEPLVSNTADAYLREQIMLASMQAGLAFSNAILGAVHAMSHSLGGYLDLPHGLCNALLLEHVVAYNYTSAEDRFRLVAEAMDIDTRGMGHRDIQKRLMARIIELKKRVGLEARLAQLGVSVTDIPYLSGFALKDPCILTNPRKSSLRDVQVVYEEAL from the coding sequence ATGAGTCACGACATTACGGCCCTGCGCAAGTTCGTTTCACCGGAGATCGTGTTCGGGGCCGGCTCGCGCCGTTCGGTCGCCAACTTCGCCAGCAATTTCGGCGCCCGCCATGTGCTGCTGGTGTCCGACCCGGGCGTGACCGCGGCCGGCTGGGTCAACGAAGTGCAGACGCTGCTGACCGAGGCCGGTATCCGCGTCACGGTGTTCACCGGGGTCTCGCCCAATCCGAAGGTGGACGAGGTGATGACCGGGGCCGAGCTCTACAAGTCCAGCGAGTGCGACGTGATCGTCGCCATCGGCGGCGGCAGCCCCATGGACTGTGCCAAGGGCATCGGGATTGTCGCGACCCACGGCCGCAGCATCCTGGAGTTCGAGGGCGTGGACACCATCACCAACCCACCACCGCCCCTGATCCTGATTCCGACCACCGCCGGCACCTCCGCCGACGTGTCCCAGTTTGCGATCATTTCCGACCCCATTCGCCGCTTCAAGTTCTCCATCATCAGCAAGGCGGTGGTACCGGATGTTTCCCTGATCGACCCGGAAGTGACCGAGACCATGGACGCCTACCTGACCGCGTGCACCGGGGTCGACGCCCTGGTGCATGCGATCGAGGCCTTTGTCTCCACCGGCGCCGGGCCCCTGACCGACACCCACGCCCTGGAAGCCATCCGGCTGATCAACCGCAACCTCGAACCGCTGGTTAGCAACACCGCCGATGCCTACCTGCGCGAGCAAATCATGCTGGCGTCGATGCAGGCCGGCTTGGCCTTCTCCAACGCCATCCTCGGGGCCGTGCACGCCATGTCCCACAGCCTGGGCGGCTACCTGGACCTGCCCCATGGCCTGTGCAACGCGCTGCTGCTGGAGCACGTGGTGGCGTACAACTACACCTCGGCCGAGGACCGTTTCCGCCTGGTGGCGGAGGCCATGGACATCGACACTCGGGGCATGGGCCACCGGGACATCCAGAAGCGGCTGATGGCGCGGATCATCGAACTGAAAAAACGGGTGGGACTCGAGGCGCGGCTGGCCCAGCTCGGCGTCAGCGTCACCGACATTCCCTACCTTTCAGGTTTTGCTTTGAAGGACCCGTGCATCCTCACCAACCCGCGCAAATCCTCCTTGCGGGACGTCCAGGTCGTGTATGAAGAAGCGCTCTGA
- a CDS encoding NahK/ErcS family hybrid sensor histidine kinase/response regulator — MKKRSDRPDTGYGVGDLLGLGSQSVRKNYYPALQDRIDELEQERNRYKWLFENALHGIFQANMRGGFLACNPAMARICGYDSPEQLTETVIRLREQLFCKAAEFDHIRQELLDEGSLRARETTFQRADHTPVHVAVTLLRRPDLGPEVVEAFVADITERVQARQKLEQLNQDLERRVEERTEALRDANRSKDKYLAAASHDLMQPLSAARLMISSLQDSQLPERQNRVVHQVHRALEGAEELLSDLLDISKLDQQVVQPERVAIDLRALLQGLGEEFEAVAANAGLAFRLRLIPVTVRTDPRMLTRVVRNLLSNAFRYTQSGGVVLAVRRYRGSFQIQVWDTGVGIEESKLEEIFTEFHQLLPQGTGGRQGVGLGLAIVDRMVRILGCEIGVSSRPGRGSRFEITLPPESEAKLIRDPAPNPVAAAAGDFADAQVLVIDNEPAVLESMAMLLEGWGCQVLAAGSAEEALTLLADGAAPQVILADFHLDHDLTGCQAIAEIRQALGREVPAAVITADRGDETRQRMRELNLPLLNKPVKPNRLRALLTSLLQSAD, encoded by the coding sequence ATGAAGAAGCGCTCTGACCGACCGGACACCGGTTACGGCGTCGGCGATCTGCTCGGGCTGGGCAGCCAGTCGGTCCGCAAGAACTATTACCCGGCCCTGCAGGACCGCATCGACGAGCTCGAACAGGAACGCAACCGCTACAAGTGGCTGTTCGAGAACGCTCTGCACGGCATCTTCCAGGCCAACATGCGCGGCGGCTTCCTGGCCTGCAATCCGGCCATGGCCCGAATCTGCGGCTACGACAGCCCGGAGCAGCTCACCGAGACGGTGATCCGGCTGCGGGAACAGCTGTTCTGCAAGGCCGCGGAGTTCGATCACATTCGCCAGGAACTGCTCGACGAGGGTAGCCTGCGCGCCCGCGAGACCACCTTCCAGCGCGCCGATCACACCCCGGTGCACGTGGCGGTGACCCTGCTGCGCCGCCCGGACCTGGGCCCGGAAGTGGTCGAGGCGTTCGTGGCCGACATCACCGAGCGGGTCCAGGCCCGGCAGAAACTGGAGCAGTTGAACCAGGACCTGGAGCGCCGGGTTGAGGAACGCACCGAAGCCCTGCGGGACGCCAATCGCAGCAAGGACAAGTACCTGGCCGCGGCCAGTCACGACCTGATGCAGCCCCTGAGCGCGGCCCGGCTGATGATCTCGTCGCTGCAGGACAGTCAGTTGCCGGAGCGGCAGAACCGGGTCGTGCATCAGGTGCACCGGGCCCTGGAAGGGGCCGAAGAGCTGCTGTCGGACCTGCTGGACATCTCCAAGCTGGACCAGCAGGTGGTGCAGCCGGAGCGGGTGGCCATCGACCTGCGGGCACTGTTGCAGGGTCTGGGTGAGGAGTTTGAGGCGGTGGCGGCCAACGCCGGCCTGGCCTTCCGATTGCGGCTGATTCCCGTGACCGTGCGCACCGACCCGCGCATGCTGACCCGGGTGGTGCGCAACCTGCTCAGCAACGCCTTCCGCTACACCCAGTCCGGCGGGGTGGTGCTGGCGGTGCGCCGGTACCGGGGCAGCTTCCAGATCCAGGTCTGGGACACCGGCGTCGGCATCGAGGAAAGCAAGCTCGAGGAGATCTTCACCGAGTTTCACCAGTTGCTGCCCCAGGGCACCGGTGGGCGCCAGGGTGTGGGCCTGGGGCTGGCGATCGTCGACCGCATGGTGCGCATCCTGGGGTGTGAGATCGGGGTGTCTTCCCGCCCCGGTCGAGGGTCGCGGTTTGAGATCACCCTGCCACCGGAGTCCGAGGCCAAACTGATCCGCGATCCGGCACCCAACCCCGTGGCCGCGGCGGCCGGGGATTTCGCCGATGCCCAGGTGCTGGTCATTGACAATGAGCCGGCGGTGCTGGAGAGCATGGCCATGCTGCTGGAGGGCTGGGGTTGTCAGGTCCTGGCGGCCGGCAGTGCCGAGGAGGCGCTGACCCTGTTGGCCGATGGCGCCGCGCCGCAGGTGATCCTGGCCGATTTCCACCTCGATCATGACCTGACCGGCTGCCAGGCCATCGCTGAAATCCGGCAAGCCCTGGGGCGGGAGGTGCCGGCGGCGGTGATTACCGCCGATCGCGGCGACGAGACCCGCCAACGGATGCGAGAGCTGAACCTGCCGCTGCTAAACAAACCGGTCAAACCCAACCGCCTGCGAGCCCTGCTGACCAGTCTGCTTCAGTCGGCCGACTGA
- a CDS encoding class II fumarate hydratase — protein MSDYRTETDSLGEVQVPADALWGAQTQRAINNFPVSGLAMPHAFIVAVAQVKRAAAEANSSLGLLDNDRRDAIVAACDALIDGEFADQFPIDRYQTGSGTSTNMNLNEVIAAIAGQRGVKIHPNDDVNMSQSSNDVIPTAIHVSATLAVKERLVPALTHLAGVIYERESLFHEQVKTGRTHLMDAMPVTLGQELRTWREQLMAAEERVDAAADGLLPVPQGGTAVGTGVNAAPEFAEQFVKFLKANTGYHFTALEHKFVGQSAVDAPVALSSQLRGTAIVLTKIANDLRWMNSGPIHGLAEISLPALQPGSSIMPGKVNPVIPESVAMVGAQVMGLDSAVAIAGQSGNFQLNVMLPLVAANLLDMIELLTNAANVMAEKAIRDFTVNTDTLDAGVGRNPVLVTALNPEIGYSLAADIAKEAYRTGRPVIDVAEERSGLSRGRLEQLMNPLKLTRGGIT, from the coding sequence ATGAGCGACTATCGAACGGAAACAGACAGCCTGGGTGAGGTGCAGGTACCGGCGGACGCGCTTTGGGGAGCCCAGACCCAACGCGCCATCAACAATTTCCCGGTCAGCGGTCTGGCCATGCCCCACGCCTTCATCGTGGCGGTGGCGCAGGTCAAGCGGGCAGCGGCGGAAGCCAACAGCAGCTTGGGCCTGCTCGACAACGACCGGCGCGACGCCATTGTCGCCGCCTGCGACGCCCTGATCGACGGTGAGTTTGCCGACCAGTTCCCCATCGACCGCTACCAGACCGGCTCGGGCACCAGCACCAACATGAACCTGAACGAGGTCATCGCCGCCATCGCTGGCCAGCGGGGCGTGAAAATCCACCCCAACGATGACGTCAACATGAGCCAGAGCTCCAACGACGTGATCCCGACCGCCATCCACGTCAGCGCGACGCTGGCGGTGAAGGAACGGCTGGTTCCGGCCCTGACCCACCTGGCCGGGGTGATCTACGAGCGGGAGTCGCTGTTCCACGAGCAGGTCAAAACCGGTCGTACCCACTTGATGGACGCCATGCCGGTGACCCTGGGCCAGGAGCTGCGGACCTGGCGTGAACAGCTGATGGCCGCCGAGGAGCGGGTGGACGCCGCCGCCGATGGCCTGCTGCCGGTACCGCAGGGCGGTACGGCCGTGGGCACCGGGGTGAACGCAGCGCCGGAATTCGCCGAACAGTTCGTCAAATTCCTGAAAGCCAACACCGGCTACCATTTCACCGCGCTGGAGCACAAATTTGTCGGCCAGAGTGCGGTGGACGCCCCGGTGGCGCTGTCGTCCCAGCTGCGCGGCACGGCCATTGTCCTGACCAAGATCGCCAACGACCTGCGCTGGATGAACAGCGGCCCGATCCACGGCCTGGCCGAGATCAGCCTGCCGGCCCTGCAACCGGGCAGCAGCATCATGCCGGGCAAGGTCAATCCGGTGATCCCGGAGTCGGTCGCCATGGTCGGCGCCCAGGTCATGGGCCTGGACAGCGCGGTGGCCATCGCCGGCCAGTCGGGCAACTTCCAGCTCAACGTGATGCTGCCGCTGGTGGCGGCCAATCTGCTGGACATGATCGAGCTGCTGACCAATGCCGCCAACGTGATGGCGGAGAAGGCGATCCGCGATTTCACCGTCAACACCGACACCCTGGACGCCGGGGTCGGCCGTAACCCGGTGCTGGTGACCGCCCTGAACCCGGAAATCGGATACAGCCTGGCCGCCGACATTGCCAAGGAAGCCTATCGCACCGGGCGCCCGGTGATCGACGTGGCGGAGGAGCGCAGCGGCCTCAGCCGCGGCCGGCTGGAGCAGTTGATGAACCCGCTGAAGCTGACGCGCGGAGGCATCACCTGA
- a CDS encoding CDP-archaeol synthase, protein MHREIDQLLLAGVLFVMLVLANGMPVVAARLLKRRWRTPVDGGRLWSDGRPVLGPSKTWRGLTIGALSCALFSAAIGLGLVFGVLFGVLALWGDLLSSFYKRRLGMPSSARAVGLDQVPESALPMVLAVFWLPISWWGAALVVVLFTLANILVSPLLFRLGIRRHPH, encoded by the coding sequence ATGCACAGGGAGATTGACCAGCTGCTGCTGGCAGGGGTGTTGTTCGTGATGCTGGTGCTCGCCAACGGCATGCCCGTGGTGGCGGCACGCCTGCTGAAACGCCGGTGGCGCACGCCGGTGGACGGTGGCCGGCTCTGGTCCGACGGACGCCCGGTTCTGGGCCCGAGCAAAACCTGGCGGGGCCTGACAATCGGGGCGCTGAGTTGCGCGCTGTTTTCGGCGGCGATCGGCCTGGGACTGGTGTTCGGCGTGCTGTTCGGGGTGCTGGCGCTCTGGGGCGATCTGCTCAGCAGTTTCTACAAACGCCGCCTCGGCATGCCCTCGAGCGCCCGCGCTGTGGGCCTGGACCAGGTGCCGGAGAGCGCCTTGCCGATGGTGCTGGCGGTGTTCTGGTTGCCGATCAGCTGGTGGGGCGCGGCCCTGGTCGTGGTGCTGTTCACCCTGGCCAACATCCTGGTGTCACCGCTGCTGTTCCGGCTGGGTATCCGCCGCCATCCCCATTGA
- a CDS encoding metallophosphoesterase produces the protein MTARARTPKNQDELLEYRLSLRLGPVHARQRLGIEREYEAQVFGQDRASFHLENVTSAPAFIRVCLQLVGLFRRGQANSRRLSLAHNQFRLPDLPAAFEGYRILHLTDLHVDMDEANLQAVIALIESLDYDLCVLTGDYRKLTWGPLDGALDGMARLRDAIRGQACAVLGNHDSVRMVPGLEDMGYTLLMNEMIPIEHQGDTLYLAGVDDAHFYKVHNLQRAGDDIPASGISILLSHTPEIWREAAHAGYDLFLCGHTHGGQICLPGGIPVTLDSDCPRRLGRGYWQANGMQGYTSPGAGTSVVNVRLNCPPEVTLHTLTRGPA, from the coding sequence ATGACGGCAAGGGCTCGCACACCCAAGAATCAGGATGAGCTCCTGGAATACCGGCTGAGCCTGCGGCTGGGCCCGGTTCATGCCCGCCAGCGTCTGGGCATTGAGCGGGAATACGAGGCCCAGGTGTTCGGCCAGGATCGCGCCTCCTTTCACCTGGAGAACGTGACCTCGGCTCCGGCGTTCATCCGCGTCTGCCTGCAACTGGTGGGCCTGTTCCGGCGCGGCCAGGCGAACAGCCGCCGCCTCAGCCTGGCCCACAACCAGTTTCGCCTGCCGGACCTGCCCGCGGCGTTCGAGGGCTATCGAATCCTGCATTTGACCGACCTGCACGTGGACATGGACGAGGCCAACCTGCAGGCGGTGATTGCTCTGATCGAATCCCTGGACTACGACCTGTGCGTGCTCACCGGCGACTACCGCAAGCTGACCTGGGGGCCACTCGACGGCGCCCTGGACGGCATGGCCCGGCTGCGGGACGCGATCCGGGGCCAGGCCTGTGCGGTGCTGGGCAACCACGACAGCGTGCGCATGGTGCCGGGCCTGGAGGACATGGGCTACACCCTGTTGATGAACGAGATGATCCCGATCGAGCATCAGGGCGACACCCTTTACCTGGCCGGAGTCGACGACGCCCATTTCTACAAGGTGCACAACCTGCAGCGGGCCGGGGACGACATTCCCGCCAGCGGCATCAGCATCCTGCTCAGCCACACCCCGGAAATCTGGCGCGAAGCCGCCCACGCCGGCTACGACCTGTTCCTGTGCGGCCATACCCACGGCGGCCAGATCTGCCTGCCCGGCGGCATTCCGGTGACCCTGGATTCGGACTGTCCGCGCCGCCTGGGCCGGGGTTACTGGCAGGCCAACGGCATGCAGGGCTACACCTCGCCGGGGGCCGGCACCTCGGTGGTCAATGTCCGGTTGAACTGCCCGCCGGAAGTGACCCTGCACACCCTGACCCGCGGCCCCGCCTGA